In the genome of Pseudarthrobacter sp. IC2-21, one region contains:
- a CDS encoding GNAT family protein codes for MSRSPEVHLADVDEPLLEKLLDLAQRDAAADEVTPPLGAGTGWNAERAQWFRAYHRAAAKGLDGPAGEQTWAVLCGGDPAGSIRLKRTVDPGTAETGIWLGRSFRGQRIGTVALQLILAEASRAGLRRIVAHTTAGNAGAQRLLTAAGAVLTYDDDGGAVSAAVDL; via the coding sequence ATGTCCCGCTCCCCTGAAGTCCACCTGGCCGACGTGGATGAGCCCCTGCTGGAGAAGCTGCTGGACCTCGCCCAAAGGGATGCGGCGGCGGACGAAGTCACCCCGCCGCTCGGCGCCGGAACCGGCTGGAACGCTGAGCGCGCGCAGTGGTTCCGGGCGTACCACCGCGCGGCGGCGAAGGGGCTGGATGGACCGGCGGGCGAACAGACCTGGGCTGTGTTGTGCGGTGGAGATCCCGCGGGTTCAATCCGCCTGAAACGGACAGTGGACCCCGGTACCGCAGAGACAGGCATTTGGCTGGGCCGGAGCTTCCGCGGCCAGCGCATCGGCACTGTTGCCCTCCAACTGATCCTGGCAGAAGCCAGCCGCGCAGGCCTGCGGCGCATCGTGGCGCATACAACGGCCGGGAATGCCGGTGCTCAACGTCTGCTCACTGCCGCGGGCGCGGTACTGACTTACGACGACGACGGCGGCGCGGTGAGTGCCGCCGTCGACCTCTAA
- a CDS encoding YigZ family protein, whose protein sequence is MQEQEQESRVTSYTALAAGPDFRHDIEIKRSRFITVLRRADTEEAARELVSGLRREFHDARHHCSAFVIGPDRDIQRSNDDGEPSGTAGIPMLEAILKRETAPGVTDLSDVSAVVVRYFGGILLGAGGLVRAYSESVSAALDRAPLVRRRRLRICSASVPHSGAGRLENDLRAAGFVMAETTYGARETTLRLAIPDNPAELSAATERVLSFTAGTVDLTPGGTEWLDVPLP, encoded by the coding sequence GTGCAAGAGCAGGAGCAGGAGAGCCGGGTAACCTCGTATACCGCCCTCGCGGCTGGTCCGGATTTCCGGCACGACATCGAAATCAAACGGTCCCGTTTCATCACCGTGCTGCGCCGCGCGGACACCGAGGAAGCAGCCCGGGAGCTGGTGTCAGGCCTGCGGCGCGAATTCCATGATGCCCGGCACCACTGCTCAGCCTTCGTCATCGGGCCGGACCGGGACATCCAGCGGTCCAATGACGACGGCGAACCCTCCGGCACCGCGGGCATTCCGATGCTTGAGGCGATCCTTAAACGCGAGACCGCACCGGGGGTGACCGACCTCAGCGACGTCAGCGCCGTCGTCGTCCGTTATTTCGGCGGCATCCTGCTGGGCGCGGGCGGCCTGGTCCGGGCCTATTCCGAATCGGTGTCCGCCGCCCTCGACCGGGCACCGCTGGTCCGGCGACGCCGGCTGCGGATCTGTTCCGCGTCCGTACCTCACTCCGGCGCGGGCAGGCTGGAAAACGATCTCCGGGCGGCAGGCTTCGTGATGGCGGAAACCACCTACGGCGCCCGCGAGACGACCCTGCGCCTGGCCATCCCCGACAACCCGGCGGAACTTTCAGCCGCCACCGAGCGCGTCCTCTCGTTCACCGCCGGAACCGTGGATCTCACACCCGGCGGAACGGAGTGGCTCGATGTCCCGCTCCCCTGA
- the coaE gene encoding dephospho-CoA kinase: MLKIGLTGGIASGKSMVASRLAELGATLVDADALARKVVEPGTPGLARVVDAFGTEMLDAAGRLDRARLGSVVFGDPSRLAVLNGIVHPLVREAAAGIIAAAPRGAVVVQDIPLLVETGQGSNFHLVLVVDASDDIRIARMLEHRGMTREEAASRMAAQATRADRLAAADVVLENAGTVDALLAQVDRLWTERLVPFADNLRRGARAARAGVAVLSPARADWPAQAARLGARIRAAAPADILAVDHVGSTAVPGLPAKDVIDLQVTVTGLDVADRIAPLLAAAGFPPVPGANFDTPKPAAPDPAQWEKRFHANADPGRAVNVHVRPAGSSGWHYALLFRDWLRNDPEAAAMYAEHKLALTKQFAGTRGTHAYAEAKEPWFTDVALPGMDAWAAHSGWRPPSYTPGSPRP; the protein is encoded by the coding sequence GTGCTGAAGATCGGTTTGACGGGCGGCATCGCCTCAGGGAAGTCAATGGTGGCCTCACGTCTGGCGGAGCTCGGTGCCACTCTGGTGGATGCCGACGCGCTGGCCCGCAAGGTGGTTGAGCCTGGTACGCCCGGACTGGCACGGGTGGTGGACGCGTTTGGGACGGAGATGCTCGACGCCGCCGGCCGGCTTGACCGCGCCAGGCTCGGCTCTGTCGTTTTTGGCGATCCGTCCCGCCTGGCCGTGCTGAATGGCATTGTTCACCCGCTGGTCCGGGAGGCCGCTGCAGGGATCATTGCCGCTGCACCCCGTGGCGCGGTGGTGGTCCAGGACATTCCGCTTCTGGTGGAGACGGGGCAGGGCAGCAACTTTCATTTGGTGCTGGTGGTGGACGCGTCGGACGACATCCGCATTGCCCGCATGCTCGAACACCGGGGGATGACCCGGGAGGAGGCCGCGTCCCGGATGGCGGCGCAGGCCACGCGCGCTGACCGGCTGGCCGCAGCGGACGTGGTCCTGGAGAACGCCGGGACAGTGGACGCCCTGCTGGCTCAGGTGGACCGGCTCTGGACTGAACGGCTGGTGCCGTTTGCGGACAATCTGCGCCGTGGTGCCAGGGCGGCCAGGGCGGGTGTGGCAGTACTGTCCCCGGCCCGGGCGGACTGGCCGGCCCAGGCCGCCAGGCTTGGTGCCCGGATCAGGGCCGCCGCACCCGCGGACATACTGGCCGTTGACCACGTCGGCTCCACCGCGGTTCCGGGTCTGCCGGCCAAGGACGTAATCGATCTTCAAGTGACGGTGACTGGCCTTGACGTCGCCGATCGGATAGCGCCGCTGCTGGCTGCAGCGGGTTTTCCGCCCGTGCCGGGGGCCAATTTCGACACTCCGAAGCCTGCTGCGCCCGACCCGGCGCAATGGGAGAAACGGTTCCACGCCAATGCAGACCCAGGCCGTGCCGTGAACGTGCACGTCAGGCCGGCAGGATCCTCAGGCTGGCACTACGCGCTGCTGTTCCGCGACTGGCTCCGGAATGACCCCGAGGCCGCCGCCATGTATGCCGAACACAAACTCGCCCTGACCAAACAGTTTGCCGGCACCAGGGGCACGCACGCCTACGCCGAGGCGAAGGAGCCGTGGTTCACGGACGTTGCCCTGCCCGGTATGGACGCCTGGGCTGCGCACTCAGGGTGGCGCCCGCCGTCGTACACCCCTGGAAGTCCCCGCCCCTGA
- the uvrB gene encoding excinuclease ABC subunit UvrB — protein MSLAQDINRVVAPFEVISEFQPAGDQPAAIAELTERIKNGEKDVVLLGATGTGKSATTAWLIEQVQRPTLVMVQNKTLAAQLANEFRELLPNNAVEYFVSYYDYYQPEAYVAQTDTFIEKDSSINEEVERLRHSATNALLTRRDVIVVATVSCIYGLGTPEEYIAGMVTLRKGAEMNRDDLLRKFVAMQYARNDMDFHRGTFRVRGDTVEIIPMYEELAIRIEFFGDEIENIHTLHPLTGEVIRDEEEMYVFPASHYVAGPERMARAIKRIEDELAERLQELESQNKLVEAQRLRMRTTYDLEMMQQMGFCNGIENYSSHIDGRARGTAPHCLLDYFPDDFLLVIDESHVTVPQIGAMYEGDMSRKRNLVDFGFRLPSAMDNRPLKWDEFLERVGQTVYLSATPGKYELGKADGFVQQIIRPTGLIDPEVVVKPTKGQIDDLLGEIKTRTAKNERVLVTTLTKRMAEDLTDYLLGHGIKVEYLHSDVDTLRRVELLRELRMGVFDVLVGINLLREGLDLPEVSLVSILDADKEGFLRSSTSLIQTIGRAARNVSGQVHMYADRITDSMAHAIDETNRRRAIQVAYNTEKGIDPQPLRKKIADITDQLAKEDADTQELLNNNRLAKGAKRGKSAAKGAAQVRKDGLAAAPAEDLVGLIEQLTEQMHGAAAELQFEVAARIRDEVSELKKELRQMQAAGHA, from the coding sequence ATGAGCCTTGCGCAGGATATCAACCGAGTTGTCGCGCCCTTCGAGGTCATCAGCGAATTCCAGCCCGCCGGTGACCAGCCCGCCGCCATCGCCGAACTGACGGAGCGGATCAAGAACGGCGAAAAAGATGTTGTCCTGCTCGGTGCCACCGGTACCGGCAAGAGCGCCACCACCGCCTGGCTTATTGAACAGGTCCAGCGGCCCACCCTGGTGATGGTCCAGAACAAGACCCTTGCCGCCCAGTTGGCCAACGAATTCCGGGAACTGCTGCCCAATAATGCGGTGGAGTATTTCGTCTCCTACTACGACTATTACCAGCCCGAGGCGTACGTGGCGCAGACGGACACCTTCATCGAGAAGGACTCCTCCATCAACGAGGAAGTCGAACGGCTGCGGCACTCTGCCACCAATGCCCTGCTGACCCGCCGCGACGTCATCGTGGTTGCCACGGTGTCCTGCATCTACGGCCTGGGTACCCCGGAAGAGTACATCGCGGGAATGGTCACGCTCCGCAAGGGCGCCGAGATGAACCGCGATGACCTGCTCCGGAAGTTCGTCGCCATGCAGTATGCGCGCAACGACATGGACTTCCACCGCGGCACGTTCCGGGTCCGCGGCGACACCGTGGAGATCATTCCGATGTACGAGGAACTGGCCATCCGGATCGAATTCTTCGGGGATGAGATCGAGAATATCCACACCCTGCACCCGCTGACCGGCGAAGTGATCCGGGACGAAGAGGAAATGTATGTCTTCCCGGCCTCGCACTATGTGGCCGGTCCTGAGCGGATGGCCCGCGCCATCAAGCGGATCGAGGATGAACTCGCAGAACGGCTGCAGGAGCTGGAAAGCCAGAACAAGCTGGTGGAGGCCCAGCGGCTGCGGATGCGCACCACCTATGACCTTGAAATGATGCAGCAGATGGGGTTTTGCAACGGCATCGAAAACTACTCGTCGCACATCGACGGGCGGGCCCGGGGGACCGCTCCGCACTGCCTCCTGGACTACTTCCCGGACGACTTCCTGCTGGTGATCGACGAGTCCCACGTCACGGTGCCGCAGATCGGCGCCATGTACGAAGGTGACATGTCCCGCAAGCGCAACCTGGTGGACTTCGGCTTCCGGCTGCCTTCGGCCATGGACAACCGCCCCCTCAAGTGGGATGAATTCCTCGAACGGGTGGGCCAGACCGTCTACCTCTCGGCCACGCCGGGCAAGTACGAACTCGGAAAGGCCGACGGCTTCGTGCAGCAGATCATCCGGCCCACCGGCCTGATCGACCCCGAGGTGGTGGTCAAACCCACCAAGGGCCAGATCGATGACCTCCTCGGTGAGATCAAGACCCGGACGGCGAAGAACGAACGCGTGCTGGTCACCACGCTGACCAAGCGGATGGCGGAGGACCTCACCGACTACCTCCTGGGCCACGGCATCAAAGTTGAATACCTGCACTCCGACGTCGATACGCTCCGCCGGGTTGAACTGCTCCGCGAACTGCGGATGGGCGTTTTCGACGTGCTGGTGGGCATCAACCTTCTCCGCGAAGGCCTCGACCTGCCCGAGGTCTCGCTGGTGAGCATCCTGGACGCGGACAAGGAAGGCTTCCTGCGGTCCTCCACGTCCCTGATCCAGACCATCGGCCGTGCTGCCCGAAACGTCTCCGGACAGGTCCACATGTATGCGGACCGCATCACCGATTCCATGGCCCACGCCATCGACGAGACCAACCGGCGCCGTGCCATCCAGGTGGCGTACAACACGGAAAAGGGGATCGATCCGCAGCCGCTGCGGAAGAAGATCGCCGACATCACCGACCAGCTGGCCAAGGAAGACGCCGATACCCAGGAGCTGCTGAACAACAACCGCCTGGCCAAGGGCGCCAAGCGCGGGAAGTCTGCGGCCAAGGGCGCAGCCCAGGTCCGCAAGGACGGGCTCGCTGCGGCCCCGGCAGAAGACCTCGTGGGTTTGATCGAGCAGCTCACCGAGCAGATGCACGGTGCGGCCGCCGAACTGCAGTTCGAGGTGGCCGCGAGGATCCGGGACGAGGTCAGTGAGCTGAAGAAGGAACTCCGCCAAATGCAGGCGGCCGGTCACGCATAG
- a CDS encoding TerC family protein, which produces MLDLPVWFEVGSFVVLGLIILLDLLLVVRRPHEPSMKEAGLWVAFYVSLALVFAGAMFAFTNAEFGGQFVAGWVTEYSLSIDNLFVFIIIMARFSVPRKYQQEVLMVGIIIALILRGIFILLGAIVIEQFSWVFYIFGAFLLWTAWKQAQDEGEDEEDKENPLLAQIRKVIPMSEKFDEGKLRTTVDGKKVFTPMLVVFVTIGLTDLLFAVDSIPAIFGLTQSPFIVFTANLFALMGLRQLYFLLGGLMNRLIYLKHALSFILAFIGVKLVLHAMHVNELPFINGGNHIEWAPEIPTFVSLAVIVGTIIVAVIASLMSSKAEASPVDPRLEEDARRSLSDSE; this is translated from the coding sequence GTGCTTGATTTGCCTGTGTGGTTTGAGGTCGGCTCCTTTGTCGTCCTCGGCCTGATCATTCTCCTTGACCTTCTCCTCGTTGTCCGGCGTCCCCACGAACCATCGATGAAGGAAGCCGGCCTGTGGGTGGCCTTCTACGTCAGCCTGGCCCTGGTCTTTGCCGGTGCGATGTTCGCGTTCACCAACGCAGAATTCGGTGGCCAGTTCGTGGCGGGCTGGGTCACAGAGTACAGCCTCAGCATCGACAACCTGTTCGTCTTCATCATCATCATGGCCAGGTTCTCCGTACCCCGGAAATACCAGCAGGAAGTGTTGATGGTGGGCATCATCATTGCCCTGATCCTGCGAGGCATCTTCATCCTCCTCGGCGCGATCGTGATCGAACAGTTCAGCTGGGTCTTCTATATCTTTGGGGCCTTCCTGCTCTGGACCGCCTGGAAGCAGGCGCAGGACGAAGGCGAGGACGAGGAGGACAAGGAAAACCCGCTCCTCGCCCAGATCCGCAAAGTCATCCCCATGTCGGAGAAATTCGACGAAGGGAAGCTGCGTACCACGGTGGACGGGAAGAAAGTCTTCACCCCCATGCTGGTGGTGTTCGTCACCATCGGCCTGACCGACCTGCTCTTCGCCGTGGACTCCATTCCGGCGATCTTCGGCCTCACCCAGAGCCCGTTCATCGTGTTCACCGCCAACCTGTTCGCCCTGATGGGCCTCCGCCAGCTCTACTTCCTGCTGGGGGGCCTGATGAACCGCCTGATCTACCTGAAGCATGCTTTGTCCTTCATTCTGGCGTTCATCGGAGTGAAGCTCGTGCTGCACGCCATGCACGTGAACGAACTGCCGTTCATCAACGGTGGCAACCACATCGAATGGGCTCCGGAGATCCCCACGTTTGTCTCCCTTGCCGTGATCGTGGGCACCATCATCGTTGCTGTGATAGCAAGCCTGATGAGCTCCAAAGCTGAGGCGTCCCCCGTGGACCCCCGCCTGGAAGAAGACGCCAGAAGGAGCCTCAGCGACTCCGAGTAG
- a CDS encoding VOC family protein: MNIEFANKFYSTLGLNENAAATSGTWADMRGDGGQLGLHIAEAQTRNVDAGAVELQFTTDENLENTAKRLRDAGYAPSEIMDENFGRYLTVQDPDGYLIQVNELDEEFSNLSYETRESAALK, from the coding sequence GTGAACATCGAGTTCGCAAACAAGTTCTATTCCACGCTCGGGCTGAACGAGAATGCTGCAGCAACAAGCGGAACCTGGGCGGACATGCGCGGTGACGGCGGTCAGCTGGGCCTCCACATCGCCGAAGCTCAAACCAGAAACGTCGATGCGGGAGCCGTGGAACTGCAATTCACAACTGACGAGAATCTGGAGAACACCGCCAAGCGCCTTCGAGACGCCGGTTACGCGCCATCAGAGATCATGGACGAAAACTTCGGCCGGTATCTCACTGTCCAGGACCCGGATGGATACCTCATCCAGGTGAATGAGTTGGACGAAGAATTCAGCAACCTCAGCTACGAGACTCGGGAATCCGCGGCCCTAAAGTAG
- a CDS encoding alpha/beta fold hydrolase translates to MRTAEHYFTVPLNHFEPAPGASGEAPETITVFAREYVSSSHSVAEAESLPWLLFLQGGPGGRGNRLASLGGWSKAAARDFRILMLDQRGTGLSSPIDRNSLPARGTAEAQAAYLEHFRADSIVADAELIRAALGSGPWSIYGQSYGGFCALTYLSFAPEGVKEALITGGLAPLDGPADDVYRATFGRVAARNAEYFGWYPEDRLTVERIASHLRQVAEFLPDGGRLTVERFQMVGAFLGGNTRVDGLHYLLEGAFTDTPDGPRLSDAFLEQVQGIVSHRSNPLYALMHESIYGQGRPTDWAAWRVLRDYPEFHPDAEPLLLTGEMVYPWYFEQDPSLEPLRDVAELLAAKPDWKPLYDRKRLAVNSVPAAAAVYRDDIYVDRELSLETAAAVRGLQVWETSEFHHDGISDDGEAIFGRLLGMVRSAGGPA, encoded by the coding sequence ATGCGCACGGCCGAACACTATTTCACGGTGCCACTGAACCACTTCGAGCCGGCCCCGGGCGCCAGCGGTGAAGCGCCGGAGACCATCACGGTCTTCGCCCGCGAATATGTTTCCTCCAGCCACTCCGTGGCTGAGGCTGAAAGTCTTCCCTGGCTGTTGTTCCTCCAGGGCGGCCCGGGCGGCCGCGGGAACAGACTGGCCTCGCTGGGTGGCTGGAGCAAAGCGGCTGCCAGGGATTTCAGGATCCTCATGCTGGACCAGCGCGGCACCGGCCTATCGTCACCCATCGACCGGAACTCCTTGCCGGCCCGGGGAACAGCTGAGGCCCAGGCTGCCTACCTGGAACACTTCCGCGCGGACTCCATCGTGGCCGATGCGGAACTCATCCGTGCCGCGCTCGGCTCCGGCCCCTGGTCTATTTACGGACAAAGTTATGGCGGGTTCTGCGCGCTCACGTACCTTTCATTTGCACCGGAAGGCGTCAAGGAAGCCCTCATCACCGGAGGCCTGGCGCCGCTGGACGGGCCGGCCGACGACGTCTACCGCGCCACCTTCGGGCGTGTCGCGGCACGCAACGCGGAATACTTCGGCTGGTATCCGGAGGACCGTCTGACGGTGGAGAGGATCGCTTCGCACCTGCGCCAGGTGGCGGAGTTCCTTCCCGACGGCGGCAGGCTGACGGTTGAGCGCTTCCAGATGGTGGGCGCTTTCCTTGGCGGCAACACCCGCGTCGACGGCCTCCACTACCTCCTCGAAGGAGCCTTCACGGACACCCCGGACGGTCCCAGGCTGTCCGATGCGTTCCTGGAACAGGTACAGGGCATCGTGTCGCACCGCAGTAATCCGCTTTATGCCCTGATGCACGAGTCCATCTACGGGCAGGGCAGGCCCACTGACTGGGCCGCGTGGCGGGTTCTGCGCGACTATCCGGAATTCCACCCCGACGCGGAGCCGCTGCTGCTGACCGGCGAGATGGTTTACCCGTGGTACTTCGAGCAGGACCCGTCGCTTGAGCCACTCCGGGACGTGGCCGAACTGCTCGCCGCCAAGCCTGACTGGAAGCCGCTGTATGACCGCAAGCGCCTGGCCGTGAACAGCGTACCTGCGGCCGCGGCTGTCTACCGGGACGATATCTACGTGGACCGTGAGCTGTCGCTGGAAACCGCGGCGGCCGTCCGGGGCCTCCAGGTGTGGGAGACCTCGGAGTTCCACCATGACGGCATTTCTGATGACGGCGAAGCAATTTTCGGCCGTCTTTTGGGAATGGTTCGTTCGGCCGGCGGCCCCGCTTAG
- a CDS encoding GNAT family N-acetyltransferase, which yields MSVIRPATPQDVPVILQMIHELAIYEKEPDAVQNTPELLAGVLFGENPRVFAAMAENAGGEVQGFALWFLNYSTWEGVHGIYLEDLYVSPDARGEGHGKALLKHLAATAVENGYARVEWSVLDWNEPSINFYRSLGARPMDGWSTFRLTGAALESFGTNTPAAARA from the coding sequence ATGAGTGTAATCCGCCCCGCCACCCCGCAAGACGTCCCCGTCATTCTGCAGATGATCCACGAATTGGCCATCTACGAGAAAGAACCCGACGCAGTTCAAAATACGCCCGAACTGCTGGCCGGGGTGCTGTTCGGCGAGAATCCCCGAGTGTTCGCCGCGATGGCCGAGAACGCCGGAGGCGAGGTCCAGGGGTTCGCTCTTTGGTTTCTGAACTACTCCACGTGGGAAGGGGTCCACGGCATCTATCTGGAGGACCTTTACGTCAGCCCGGATGCCCGCGGGGAAGGCCACGGCAAGGCGCTCCTGAAGCACCTGGCCGCCACCGCCGTCGAAAACGGGTATGCCCGGGTGGAATGGAGCGTCCTGGACTGGAACGAGCCGTCCATCAACTTCTACCGGAGCCTGGGTGCCCGGCCCATGGACGGCTGGTCTACGTTCCGGCTGACCGGCGCGGCACTGGAAAGCTTCGGCACCAACACGCCGGCGGCTGCCCGTGCCTGA
- a CDS encoding CoA transferase translates to MESVPDLTASLRVLDAVKAQPAARWEGPRWWWGGPLDVEGLALGAVQAAATALNALTAAPGRYALASGSTAASFDSLGHLRIAGRKAEGFAPLSGFRRTGDGWIRLHANYPHHAARLMAALSADTPPAVDRALLHMTSLEAEEAITAHQGVAAAVRTRADWLTTPMHAAAGAGPWIRISRPPGQARQGGPLPSWTPSPDPRRPLAGLKVLDLTRVIAGPTATRLLAALGADVLRIDPPHLPELTDAYIDSGFDKRSAVADFRSAAGLEAVRGLAGSADVVVAGYRAGGLDRFGLGAEPLLAARPGLVVVTLSAWGDGGPWNGRRGFDSLVQAATGIAARYGRGAANAWVPGALPVQALDHATGYGLAAAALALLAERISSGLGGSARLSLARTAEELVRLPEAHNSAAPLPDPEFRSMASPYGSLRFVGPPLLADGVPLEYAESPVRYGSSELRWR, encoded by the coding sequence GTGGAATCCGTCCCCGACCTGACCGCCAGCCTGCGGGTCCTGGACGCCGTGAAGGCCCAGCCTGCGGCACGGTGGGAGGGGCCCCGGTGGTGGTGGGGCGGTCCACTGGATGTTGAGGGCCTGGCGCTTGGCGCGGTCCAGGCCGCCGCCACAGCGTTGAACGCCCTGACCGCGGCACCCGGGAGATATGCCCTCGCTTCCGGTTCCACGGCCGCTTCCTTCGATTCGCTGGGGCATCTGCGGATCGCCGGCAGGAAAGCGGAAGGTTTCGCTCCGCTGTCCGGATTCCGCCGCACCGGAGACGGTTGGATCCGCCTGCATGCAAACTATCCGCACCACGCGGCCCGTCTGATGGCTGCCCTGTCCGCCGACACGCCACCGGCGGTGGACCGCGCACTGCTGCACATGACCTCCCTCGAGGCGGAGGAAGCCATTACGGCGCACCAGGGTGTGGCGGCTGCCGTCCGCACGCGCGCGGACTGGCTCACGACGCCGATGCACGCGGCCGCCGGCGCCGGGCCGTGGATCCGCATTTCACGGCCGCCCGGGCAGGCCCGGCAAGGCGGTCCGCTCCCGTCATGGACGCCATCCCCTGATCCACGCCGTCCTTTGGCCGGGCTGAAGGTCCTGGACCTGACCCGCGTCATCGCCGGGCCCACGGCCACCCGCCTGCTCGCGGCCCTCGGTGCGGATGTCCTGCGCATTGACCCGCCGCACCTCCCGGAGCTGACCGACGCCTACATCGACTCCGGCTTCGACAAACGCAGTGCCGTGGCTGACTTCCGGAGCGCCGCCGGCCTCGAGGCCGTGAGGGGCCTCGCCGGGTCTGCTGATGTGGTGGTGGCCGGGTACCGTGCGGGTGGCCTGGACCGGTTCGGTCTGGGCGCTGAGCCGCTGTTGGCCGCCCGTCCCGGCCTTGTGGTGGTCACCCTCAGCGCGTGGGGTGACGGCGGTCCATGGAACGGCCGGCGCGGCTTTGACAGCCTGGTCCAGGCAGCCACCGGGATCGCTGCAAGATATGGCCGGGGCGCCGCCAACGCCTGGGTTCCCGGCGCGCTCCCCGTGCAGGCGCTGGATCACGCCACCGGGTACGGCCTGGCGGCGGCAGCCCTCGCCTTGCTGGCCGAACGGATCAGCAGCGGGCTTGGCGGCAGCGCACGGCTGTCGCTGGCACGGACCGCTGAGGAACTGGTGCGGCTCCCTGAAGCACACAACTCCGCTGCTCCCCTGCCGGACCCGGAGTTCCGGAGCATGGCAAGCCCCTATGGGAGCCTGCGTTTTGTGGGACCGCCCCTGCTGGCTGACGGTGTGCCGCTGGAGTATGCCGAAAGCCCGGTCCGGTACGGCAGCTCCGAACTTCGCTGGCGGTAG